The following are encoded in a window of Echinicola jeungdonensis genomic DNA:
- a CDS encoding HesB/IscA family protein → MIIVSDKAKARINELREQESRSEEENIRVSVKGGGCSGLMYDLGFDANIAENDQVFEDKGIKIIVDKKSLLYLAGTTLEFTDGLNGKGFQFVNPNASRTCGCGESFSI, encoded by the coding sequence ATGATCATCGTTTCAGATAAAGCTAAAGCACGTATTAATGAATTAAGAGAGCAGGAAAGCCGAAGCGAAGAGGAAAACATCCGGGTTTCGGTAAAAGGTGGAGGATGCTCAGGTCTGATGTATGACCTGGGTTTTGATGCCAACATTGCTGAAAATGATCAGGTTTTTGAAGACAAAGGCATTAAAATCATTGTGGACAAAAAAAGCCTCCTATACCTGGCTGGTACTACCTTGGAATTTACAGATGGATTAAATGGAAAAGGTTTCCAATTTGTCAACCCCAATGCTTCCAGAACCTGCGGATGCGGTGAAAGTTTCTCGATTTAA
- a CDS encoding carboxypeptidase-like regulatory domain-containing protein, with product MKQCLIMAIVLILFSSIRTLAQNRSITGTVLSAENNSALPGVNIRIKGTTKGTFTDIDGKYRIQASEDMVLIFSFVGFHPVEVPVANQSIIDVVMETDARILSEILVVGYGNINRRDLTGSVAQISEQTIQDIPAIGIDQAMQGRMAGVQINQNSGIRVQQFQLGSGALPPFLPATGLYLSLMESPCLRAVLPSLIMVVSP from the coding sequence ATGAAACAATGTTTAATAATGGCCATTGTTTTAATATTGTTTTCCAGTATTAGGACATTAGCTCAAAACAGATCAATCACCGGAACGGTTCTCTCCGCTGAGAATAATAGTGCCTTGCCCGGTGTGAATATCCGGATCAAAGGCACCACTAAGGGAACCTTTACCGATATTGATGGAAAATATCGCATTCAAGCCTCTGAGGATATGGTCCTGATATTTTCCTTTGTGGGTTTCCATCCCGTGGAAGTCCCTGTAGCCAACCAAAGCATTATTGATGTGGTTATGGAAACCGATGCCCGGATTTTAAGTGAAATTCTGGTGGTAGGTTATGGTAACATCAACAGGAGGGACCTAACAGGTTCTGTAGCACAAATTAGTGAACAGACCATTCAGGATATACCTGCCATTGGGATTGACCAAGCCATGCAAGGAAGGATGGCAGGAGTCCAGATTAATCAAAACTCTGGGATTCGGGTGCAGCAATTTCAGTTAGGGTCAGGGGCTCTTCCTCCATTTCTGCCAGCAACCGGCCTTTATTTGTCATTGATGGAATCCCCATGCTTACGGGCAGTCCTTCCCAGTTTGATTATGGTGGTCAGTCCATAG
- a CDS encoding SusC/RagA family TonB-linked outer membrane protein, with the protein MVEGFLDYKKVLNNLHILNVVIGHNREENLSSSSSVTGIQFPGERFRYIGAAATVNQGSNGAGGSGLESYFGRTNYSYEDKYLFSASFRADASSRFGPNNQWGFFPSVSGGWKINEEEFMDDQEFISDLKIRASVGKAGNQSIGGFAWKNLVGAGNYLETSTIVPVQLGNPDLKWESTTQTDVGIDAGFLDGRIYLIADYYYKKTTDLLFARPIATQNGFGAYQSNIGSIENKGFELTISSININNSAIDLQWRSNFNITFNKNKVLELYNNEDIFYGFNGNSLVLREGEPIGSYYGLIADGVFMTQSDVPESRRIQGIQAGDMNYRDINGDGVITDDDFTIIGNAQPKFYGGLTNEVEFKGFDLQLFLQYSVGNDQWFASGAFQEGMFANFFDDNNRTTVLDRWRSEDDPGNGEIPRAAYDVSVNRNNQPNTTRFVEDGSYLRIKNLVIGYKLPKDLLDRLKMRKIRIFAQAQNLFTFTEYTGFDPEINFAGTSNATLATDFYTFPSPELILSVLT; encoded by the coding sequence ATGGTCGAAGGATTTCTGGATTACAAAAAGGTCCTCAACAACCTCCATATCCTTAATGTAGTTATAGGACATAACCGGGAAGAAAACCTCAGCTCTTCCTCCAGTGTCACCGGGATCCAGTTTCCGGGTGAGCGATTCCGCTATATTGGGGCTGCCGCCACCGTCAACCAGGGTTCAAATGGGGCTGGAGGCAGTGGCCTGGAATCCTATTTCGGTAGGACCAACTATTCTTATGAAGACAAATATTTATTCAGCGCTTCATTCCGGGCTGATGCATCTTCCCGTTTTGGGCCCAATAACCAATGGGGATTTTTCCCATCGGTTTCCGGAGGCTGGAAGATCAACGAGGAGGAGTTTATGGATGACCAAGAGTTCATTTCTGATCTAAAAATCAGGGCAAGTGTGGGTAAGGCAGGCAACCAGTCCATTGGAGGCTTTGCCTGGAAAAACCTGGTTGGAGCAGGTAATTACCTGGAAACATCCACCATTGTTCCGGTACAGTTGGGCAACCCGGATCTAAAATGGGAAAGCACCACGCAGACAGATGTGGGGATTGATGCCGGATTTCTGGATGGTAGAATCTATTTGATAGCCGATTATTATTACAAAAAAACAACTGACCTTTTGTTTGCCAGGCCCATTGCAACGCAAAATGGTTTTGGGGCTTATCAGTCCAATATTGGGAGCATAGAAAATAAAGGTTTTGAACTGACCATTTCTTCTATAAACATCAATAATTCAGCAATAGACCTTCAATGGAGATCCAATTTTAATATCACTTTCAACAAAAATAAGGTTCTAGAACTTTACAACAATGAGGATATATTCTATGGTTTCAATGGGAACTCCCTTGTATTAAGAGAGGGCGAACCTATTGGTTCTTATTATGGATTAATTGCAGATGGGGTGTTTATGACCCAGTCTGATGTTCCGGAATCCCGTCGGATACAAGGTATCCAAGCAGGGGACATGAATTACAGGGATATCAACGGGGATGGCGTTATTACAGATGATGACTTTACAATCATTGGCAATGCACAGCCCAAGTTTTATGGAGGATTAACCAATGAAGTGGAATTTAAAGGTTTTGACCTTCAACTTTTCCTGCAGTATTCTGTCGGAAATGATCAGTGGTTTGCCTCCGGGGCATTCCAGGAGGGAATGTTTGCTAACTTTTTTGATGATAATAACCGAACAACTGTCCTGGATCGTTGGCGATCGGAGGATGACCCAGGAAATGGGGAGATCCCTAGAGCAGCTTATGATGTTTCTGTCAACCGGAACAACCAACCCAATACCACCCGTTTTGTGGAAGATGGGTCCTATCTAAGAATTAAAAACCTGGTCATCGGCTATAAATTGCCCAAAGATCTTTTGGACCGGTTAAAAATGAGAAAGATCAGGATTTTCGCACAGGCGCAGAATTTATTCACCTTTACCGAATACACCGGTTTTGACCCTGAAATAAATTTTGCTGGTACTTCTAATGCAACACTGGCTACGGACTTTTACACTTTCCCCAGCCCAGAACTTATACTTTCGGTATTAACGTAG
- a CDS encoding RagB/SusD family nutrient uptake outer membrane protein, with protein sequence MLEVLPDIQNLSSSQAAAIEGEARFVRALVYFDLLKIFGGVPIVTDFVTTTSEVSLAGRASETEVYNFIIEDLEFAENNLGNTPNAPFRANNWAATALLARVHLQVGNYALAIQKATEVINAGYILLPNYGDISRIKGNNEMIFELNFTNNVGDQNGLAISSDPSTSGQKFYVRPAFYNAFVASANQGDERFSTSVLEQGNNLRVIKYFRVSTSDDNVPILRLAEMYLIRAEANARRIGSGFTTGAIIDDINIIRQRADLDPLLLTDIPTIAGALEEILEQRRFELPLRGTATQTSEDTAWPMTCFLLVKVSGNSGPFHCRSWNSTKILSKTMGIPVNKTRKKASF encoded by the coding sequence ATGTTAGAAGTTTTACCTGACATTCAGAATTTAAGTTCAAGTCAGGCTGCTGCTATTGAGGGAGAAGCAAGGTTTGTAAGAGCATTAGTTTATTTTGACCTGCTAAAAATCTTTGGAGGCGTACCCATTGTTACAGATTTTGTTACCACCACCTCCGAAGTTTCACTTGCGGGGAGGGCTTCCGAAACCGAGGTTTATAATTTTATCATTGAGGATTTGGAATTTGCTGAAAACAATTTGGGTAATACGCCCAATGCGCCATTCCGAGCCAATAATTGGGCAGCCACTGCACTTTTGGCAAGGGTGCATTTGCAGGTTGGCAATTACGCTCTTGCCATTCAAAAAGCCACAGAGGTGATCAATGCGGGCTATATCTTGCTACCCAATTATGGGGATATTTCCAGAATCAAGGGCAATAATGAAATGATTTTCGAACTGAATTTCACCAACAATGTTGGGGATCAAAATGGTTTAGCCATTTCATCAGACCCTTCCACAAGTGGACAAAAATTTTATGTCCGCCCCGCCTTTTACAATGCTTTTGTTGCTTCTGCCAACCAAGGGGATGAAAGATTTTCCACCTCTGTTTTGGAGCAAGGCAATAATTTAAGAGTAATCAAATATTTTAGGGTAAGTACAAGTGACGACAATGTTCCTATTTTAAGGTTAGCAGAAATGTACTTGATCCGTGCCGAGGCAAATGCCCGTCGAATCGGATCTGGCTTTACCACTGGAGCCATTATTGATGATATTAATATCATCCGGCAAAGGGCCGATTTAGACCCATTATTATTAACAGATATTCCTACAATTGCCGGAGCATTGGAGGAAATATTGGAACAAAGAAGGTTTGAGTTGCCTTTGAGGGGCACCGCTACTCAGACCTCAGAAGATACGGCCTGGCCGATGACTTGTTTCCTCCTGGTGAAAGTTTCCGGGAACTCTGGCCCATTCCATTGCAGGAGCTGGAACTCAACGAAAATCTTGTCCAAAACAATGGGTATTCCAGTGAATAAAACCCGTAAAAAGGCCTCATTTTAA
- a CDS encoding 2-phosphosulfolactate phosphatase codes for MKKIEICLSPELIHLHDLKGKIVVVVDIFRATSTMVTGLANAVQSITPVAGLETCRAMKKEGYIIAGERNGQTAEGFELGNSPLSYLKKAYEGKKIAVTTTNGTLAIELSKKDADEVILGAFLNLQATADYLVQKNKDVVIHCAGWKGMFNLEDSLYAGALVKRLAGHFTFDCDGAIAMKSLFEQHQNNLQGFLNQASHAKRLQNHNIEADIDFCLTMDKYDLVGKLQGEALIKVNPQKETT; via the coding sequence ATGAAAAAAATAGAAATTTGCTTAAGTCCTGAACTGATTCACCTTCATGATTTAAAAGGGAAAATTGTAGTCGTGGTGGATATTTTCAGGGCTACTTCAACCATGGTTACAGGCCTTGCCAATGCAGTTCAATCCATTACTCCCGTAGCTGGCCTTGAAACTTGTCGGGCCATGAAAAAGGAAGGGTACATCATTGCCGGAGAAAGAAATGGCCAGACCGCCGAAGGATTTGAGCTGGGCAACTCTCCCTTGAGTTACCTGAAAAAAGCTTATGAAGGGAAAAAAATAGCAGTGACAACCACCAATGGCACCTTAGCCATTGAATTATCCAAAAAAGATGCAGATGAAGTAATTCTTGGTGCCTTTTTGAATTTGCAAGCCACTGCTGATTATTTAGTTCAAAAAAATAAGGATGTGGTCATCCACTGTGCTGGCTGGAAGGGCATGTTTAACTTGGAAGATTCCTTGTACGCAGGTGCCCTGGTAAAAAGGCTTGCTGGGCATTTTACTTTTGATTGTGATGGAGCCATAGCCATGAAATCCCTTTTTGAGCAGCACCAAAACAACCTTCAAGGCTTTTTAAACCAGGCTTCTCATGCCAAGAGATTGCAAAATCACAATATCGAAGCGGATATTGACTTTTGCCTGACTATGGATAAATATGATTTGGTGGGAAAACTTCAGGGAGAAGCCTTGATCAAGGTAAATCCTCAAAAGGAAACTACTTAG
- a CDS encoding aminotransferase class I/II-fold pyridoxal phosphate-dependent enzyme, translating into MENIHQFIQQKLTQAEAANQLRSLKPNDKHKVDFFSNDYLGFSQKGLLQKQITSTKVSSDWMGATGSRLISGNHLEIIQLEKLVAQSMESPAALLYNTGYLGNLGLLSAIGDKDSLFIYDAQVHASIKEGMRLSFGQKVSFKHNDTEDLKKKLQLHSNNPKKIYVLTEGLFSMDGDFPDLAKTLSLCEQYNAGLIIDEAHSLGTLGEDQKGLAHQFRNHPHLLARVITFGKAAGSHGAMVLGSEELIQFLVNFSRAFIYTTAPSFEQVMTLNASWKLLEQKTNFQNLEKIIQKYLELVPSKANSFSKNKSPIQAWFCSDIGLLKQKAARLNEAGFNVYPILSPTVKKGTERIRIVLHAFNTPEEISQLIEILNH; encoded by the coding sequence ATGGAGAATATTCACCAATTTATTCAACAAAAATTGACCCAAGCGGAGGCTGCTAACCAATTAAGAAGCCTCAAACCAAATGATAAGCACAAGGTGGATTTTTTCTCCAATGATTACCTGGGTTTTTCCCAAAAAGGATTACTCCAAAAGCAAATCACCTCAACAAAAGTTTCTTCCGACTGGATGGGGGCAACGGGCTCCCGCTTAATCAGTGGAAATCATTTGGAAATTATCCAATTGGAAAAGCTGGTAGCCCAATCCATGGAAAGTCCTGCTGCCCTTTTATACAATACCGGATATTTGGGCAATTTGGGTTTACTTTCGGCCATTGGGGATAAGGATAGCCTGTTTATATATGATGCACAGGTTCATGCCAGCATCAAAGAAGGCATGAGGTTGAGTTTTGGACAAAAGGTGTCTTTTAAACATAATGACACTGAAGACCTGAAAAAAAAACTGCAACTACATTCGAATAATCCAAAAAAGATTTATGTGTTGACCGAGGGGCTTTTTTCCATGGATGGGGATTTTCCTGATTTAGCCAAAACCCTCAGCCTTTGTGAGCAATATAATGCGGGATTGATCATTGATGAAGCGCATTCATTGGGAACCCTTGGTGAAGACCAAAAGGGATTGGCCCACCAATTTCGGAATCACCCGCATTTATTGGCAAGGGTCATCACCTTTGGGAAAGCTGCGGGAAGTCATGGTGCCATGGTATTGGGAAGTGAAGAATTGATACAATTTCTGGTCAATTTTAGCAGGGCTTTTATTTATACCACTGCTCCTTCTTTTGAGCAAGTGATGACCCTCAATGCTTCTTGGAAGTTGCTGGAGCAAAAAACCAATTTTCAAAACCTGGAAAAGATAATCCAAAAGTACCTGGAGTTGGTGCCTTCTAAAGCCAATTCCTTTTCCAAAAATAAAAGCCCCATTCAAGCTTGGTTTTGTTCAGACATTGGCCTGCTCAAACAAAAAGCTGCCAGGTTAAATGAAGCTGGTTTCAATGTGTACCCTATTCTTTCCCCCACAGTTAAAAAAGGAACTGAACGGATACGGATTGTATTACATGCATTTAATACCCCGGAAGAAATTTCACAACTAATTGAAATTCTGAATCATTAA
- the bioD gene encoding dethiobiotin synthase — MKDKIFVTGIGTGIGKTVVSASICKTFGHAYWKPVQCGDLDESDSHFVAKHVPHARVHLEAYRLETPQSPHWAAEIENTQIDLNHNHLPSEAGKLCVEGAGGLMVPLNDQETYLDFLLKTDLHPVVVIRHYLGSINHSMLTLKVLENAGFKDFTIIWNGYPVPSSESAILQRFCPSQVYRLEEWENQNEEIPKLMAENQ; from the coding sequence ATGAAGGATAAAATATTTGTCACAGGCATAGGAACTGGAATTGGCAAGACGGTCGTTTCTGCTTCCATTTGCAAGACTTTTGGTCATGCTTATTGGAAACCAGTGCAATGCGGGGATTTGGATGAGTCAGACTCTCATTTTGTGGCCAAGCATGTTCCTCATGCCCGGGTCCATTTGGAGGCCTATCGACTTGAAACCCCACAAAGTCCTCATTGGGCAGCGGAAATTGAGAATACTCAAATTGACCTGAACCACAATCACCTCCCTTCTGAAGCAGGCAAACTTTGTGTGGAGGGAGCAGGTGGATTGATGGTTCCCTTGAATGATCAGGAGACCTATTTAGATTTTCTCCTAAAAACTGACCTACATCCTGTCGTGGTGATCCGCCATTATTTGGGCAGCATCAATCACAGCATGCTGACCTTAAAAGTATTAGAAAATGCAGGATTCAAAGATTTCACTATTATTTGGAATGGATATCCGGTACCAAGTTCTGAAAGTGCTATTCTACAAAGGTTTTGTCCCTCACAGGTCTACCGATTGGAAGAATGGGAAAACCAAAATGAAGAAATACCAAAATTGATGGCAGAAAATCAATAA